One Capra hircus breed San Clemente chromosome 3, ASM170441v1, whole genome shotgun sequence genomic window, TCAAGATTGTAACTGCTTCCCTCTCTGGCCAACTATTGCTGGTTTGTGTTGCTAGATCTGATTTTCAAATGAAATGAAGTTCAGATTTCATATGTGCTCTcccattatttttgttgttgggaACCAACATGAAacggaatttaaaaaaaacacctgcAACTCACCTATACCAAAGCAAAAAATACCGGGCTTATACAGGTCATCTTGCTAAGCACGTTTAGAGCTACGAAAGCACAAAATTAGAATGTCAGCTGTCATAACACGGGAGCTGAAACTGTTTATAAAGTAAGAGGACTTtacacaacaaaaaaagaaatttctggcACGGGAGAAAGTCTTAAGGGCTTCCTGATAagtatagagaaaaagaaaaaatgtattaaagagaAGTTAATAAGTATAAAGGACAGATATGTaaaattcaatataaaattaaccaaCTTTGATAGAGAAAAACCAACatggaagagaaaatattttcaaaaacagaatAGAAGAGACTCAGAGCATTGAAGAAGGAACCCCATTGGCAATGTGTGTTTTGGGAGGGAGGGTGTTGCAGAACAATGAACTCCAAGACACATCCTGACTAAGCATCATGATGTGGacaaggagggggaggaggatgggACATTTTAAATACACAGGAGATGAGCACATGGTGTAATGAGCCCTGATTACTCATTGCCCAGCTTTAATAGCCATGAACTCTTGGTTAGGCTTGTCCAGCCCCTACCCTACTCCAATAGCCCCTAGCGGGCGGCTGTGACCCAGCGTGCTAAGCGCAGGTGGCAGCGACCCAGTGTGCTAAGCACggccgagaggagttaccccacgtctgaggtcaggtgcagcggctgagagtgccaggctgcgacggcacaggaacggccgagaggagctacccaagtccgaggtcaggggtggtggcccaaggagctaccccacatctgaggccATGGGTGGCATCCAAGgtcagtggcggctgggaggagacacctcgTGAAAGAGGTCGgggcggtggctgagaggagctaccccacgtccgaggccaggggcggccaggagaagccacctcatgaatgaggccaggggcggtggccctgaggagccaccctgcgtccaaggccaggggcagtggccaagaggagcaacctgaggagcaGTGGTagcgcgggcgcaggagggcctagaggagccatcccacattgatggtcaggaagggcagtggtaaggagataccccttgtccaaggtaaggaacagtggctgtgctttgtggGAGCAGCCATGGAGATACCCCACgatcaaggtaagagaaacccaagtaagatggtaggtgtagcaaagggcatcagagggcagacacactgaaaccatactcacagaaaactaattaatctaatcacactaggaccacagccttgtctaaactcagtgaaactaagccatgcccgaggggcaacccaagacaggcgggtcatggtggagaggtttgactgaatgtggtccactggaggagggaatagcaaaccacttcagtattcttgccttgagaaccccatgaacagtatgaaaaggcaaaatgataggatactgaaagaggaactcctcaggtcagtaggtgcccaatatgctactggagatcagtggagaaataactccagaaagaatgaaaggatggagccaaagcaaaaacaatacccagctgtggatgtgactggtgatggaaggaaggtccgatgctgtaaagagcaaaactgcataggaacctggaatgtctggtccatgaatcaaggcaaattggaagtggtcaaacaagagatggcaagggtgaacgtcgacattctaggaatcagcgaactaaaatggactggaatgggtgaatttaactcagatgaccattatatctactactgtgggcaggaatcactcagaagaaatggagtagccatcatggtcaacaaaagtctctgaaatgcagtacttagatgcagtctcaaaaacgacagaatgatctctgtttgtctccaaagcaaaccattcaatatcagagtaatccaagtatatgccccaaccagtaatgctgaagaagctgaagttgaacgattttatgaagacctacaagaccttttagaactaacacccaaagaagatgtccttttcattctaggggactggaatgcaaaagtaggaagtcaagaaacacctggagtaacaggcaaatttggccttggaatggagaatgaagcagggcaaagactaatagagttttgccaagaaaatgcactggtcatagcaaacaccctctcccaaaaacacaagagaatactctacacatggacatcaccagatggtcaacaccaaaatcagactgattatattctttgcagccaaagatggagaagctctatacagggagcaaaatcaagaccaggagctgactgtggctcagatcatgaactccttattgccaaatccagacttaaattgaagaaagtagggaaaaccgcgagaccattcaggtatgaactaaatcaaatcccttatgattatacagtggaagtgagaaatagatttaagggcctagatctgatagatagaatgcctgatgaactatggaatgaggttcgtgacactgtacaggagacagggatcaagaccatcgccatggaaaagaaatgcaaaaaagcaaaatggctgtctggggaggccttacaaatagctgtgaaaaggagagaggcaaaaagcaaaggagaaaaggaaagatataggcatctgaatgcagagttccaaagaatagcaagaagagataagaaagacttcttcagcgatcaatgcaaacaaatagaggaaaacaacagaatgggaaagactagagatctctttaagaaaattagagataccaaggaaatatttcatgcaaagatgggctcaataaaggcagaaatgatatggacctaacagaagcagaagatattaagaagaagtggcaagaatacatggaagaactgtacaaaaaagatcttcatgacccatataatcatgatggtgtgatcactaatctagagccagacatcctggaaagtgaagtcaagtgggccttagaaagcatcactacgaacaaagcttgtggaggtgatggaatgccagttgagctctttcaaatcctgagagaggatgctgtgaaagtgctgcactcaatgtgccagcaaatttggaaaactcagcagtggccacaggactggaaaaggtcagttttcattccaatcccaaagaaaggcaatgcaaaagaatgttcaaactaccacacaattgcactcatttcacatgctagtaaagtaatgctcaaaattctccaagccaggcctcagcaatacgtgcaccgtgaacttcctgatgttcaagctgggtttagaaaaggcagaggaaccagagatcaaattgccaacatccactggatcatggaaaaagcaagagagttccagaaaaacatctatttctgctttattgactatgccaaagcctatgactgtgtggatcacaatcaactgtggaaaattctgaaacagatgggaataccagagcacctgacctgcctcttgagaagtctgtatgcaggtcaggaagcaacagtgagaactggatatggaacaacacactggttccaaataggaaaaggagtacgtcaaggctgcatattgtcaccctgcttgtttaacttatatgcagagtacatcatgagaaatgctgtgctggatgaagcacaagctggaatcaagattgccaggagaaatatcaataacctcagatatgcagatgacaccacccttatggcagaaagtgaagaggagctaaaaagcctcttgatgaaagtgaaagaggagagcgaaaaagttggcttaaagctcaacattcagaaaacgaagatcatggcatccagtcccatcactccatgggaaatagataggtaaacagtggaaacagtgtcagactttatttttggggactccaaaatcactgcagatgttgattgcggccatgaaattaaaagttatgaccaacctagatagcatattcaaatcagagacattacttgccaactaagttccgtctagtcaaggctatggtttttcctgtggtcatgtatggatgtgagagttggactgtgaagaaagctgagcactgaagaattgatgcttttgaactgtggtgttggagaagactcttgagagtcccttggcctgtaaggagatccaaccagtccattctgaaggagatcaaccctggaatttctttggaaggactgatgcctaagctggaactccagtactttggccacctcatgcgaagggttgactcattggaaaagaccctgatgctgggaggaattgggggcgggaggagaaggggacaaccaaggatgagatggcctgttggcatcatggactcgatagacatgagtctcagtgaactttgggagttggtgatgaacagggaggcctggcgtgctgcgattcatgaggtgggaaagagtcggacacaactgagcgactgaactgaactgaactgactgaactgaagtattaaaCAAACAGGGTTTCAATTATAAGTATTTCAGCATGCATCTCTAAAAGAAAAGGATATCCACAATGAATAAATTCTTTAATATCATCAAATATCACCTGTTGCTTGAATGTCTATCTCATAAATgtaataaatgcttttaaatggcatttattttaattggtatcAAAAAAGATGCTCTCTGTGATTGGCTCAATGCCTCTAAGTCCCACCTAAGAGGATGGGCTTCCTCTCTATGTCCCtcctgtctctttctctgtctcagttCATCCTCCATCCTCCTCTGTAACTTCTCCAGTCCttccccccttttcctcctccccactctcctcatccccctcctccccttctcctcctctccctcccccttgcCCTCTTCTTCATCCTCCTCCTCGTCTTTATTCTTCTGTGACTTCAACTAAACTAACTGTGGCACAGACTGCCTTTCATTTTCCCATTTCTACAAATTTGCTCCCATCAGTAAACCGTTCAGCCTCAAGAGATTCATGTGTCAGCCATGAATGGAAAGGCCTTGTTACGTAGAGCTGAGGTAGAGAATGCAGCCTGTTTCTATGACTCCTACCTATCCTGCCTCTATGACTCTGTCATGTTGTGCTAGTCGCCAGTCTTgctcaactctgtgtgatcccacgaATTGTctgctctgtccacggaattctccaggccagaatactggagaattgccattcccttctccaggggatcttcctgagccaggggtcctgcccaggtctcctgaattacaggcagactcttcaccatctgagccaccgggaaagtcaTCACTCTACTGACTATATTACCCTACAGGGTCTTCATCATCATGAGCCGTTAATTATCTGATGGCAAAGATTTTCCCACGCACCCTTGAAGTGGGCGACCCATGATTTGTTTTCAGGAAGGGTTGGATAAAATGCTGGATGAAAGAATGAATTAGACGAATAAAGAATGAATTCCTCAAACCACACCCAGTGCCTCCCCTCAAGTCCTCTTGTCCTCTCCTCAGGACACTGGGTCTCTCTAGTCACCCTCTGTCACGTGGCTGTGTGTCTCTGCCCCAGTCTCCACAGGGCATCCTTCACGTCCTTGTTTCTCAGGCTGTAGATGAGGGGGTTGAGCATCGGGATGACCAGGGTGTAGAAGACAGAGACCACCTTGCCCTGCTCCATGGACGCCACAGCTCCCGGCTGGGCATACATGACAAAAAGGGTTCCATAAAAGAGGGACACAGCTGTCATGTGGGAGCCGCAGGTGGAGAAGAGCTTGTGTCTCCCTCCTCCTGAGCGCATCCTCAGGATGGTCACTGTGATGTAGCCATAGGAGACGAGGACCACAAGGGTGGTGCCCATGATGATGAGGCCAGAGATGGCAAACATGACCAGCTCATTGGTAGTAGTGTCGGCACAGGCAAGCTTGAGCAGAGGTGGCACATCACAGTGGAAGTGGTCAATGTGGTTGGAGCTGCAGAATGGGAGAGTGAATGTTAAGGGGGTCTGCACAATGGAGTTGAAGAAGCCCCCACAGTAGGTGCCCAGAATCAGGCGGGCACAGACCAAGGGGCGCATGGAGATGGGGTAGCGCAGGGGGCTGCAGATGGCCAtgaagcggtcataggccatcacggcCAGGAGGAAACCCTCTGTGGTGACCAGCagggagaagaagaagaactGGGTGGCACAGCCTGTGAAGGTGATGAGCTTGGAGGAGGACAGGAAGGTGGCCAGGGCCTTGGGGGCAATGACAGATGAGTAGCACAGGTCCAGGAAGGAGAGGTTCTTGAGGAAGAAGTACATCGGGGAGTGCAGACGGGCATCCAGGGTGATGACCACGATCATCGTGAGGTTCCCCAGGACGGCCACCACGTACAGGGCCAGGAACAGAGCAAAGAGCAGGGCCTGGGTCTGTGGGCCACCCCCAAATCCATCCAGCACAAACTCCTGCAGAGGCATCACTGAGTGGTTTCCATTTTGGGGGGTTGACATGGTCCTGAGGTGGGGGACACgaggcagagagcagagagctggtgggaggcagggagagggagcAGGTCATGTTCTCTTGGGAAACAGGAGCCCTTCAGTGCCTCACTGCCCACTGGCCAAGGGGCCACCAGCTGCCCAGCTCTGCTGCCAGATGAGCTCACTGACCTGGAAAGGGACATTTGCTCCAGCTCACTAGTTTATAATTATGCACGTTCATTCACTTGTCAGACTCTGAGCTGCTGCCATTGTGTGGTGGGGGCATGTCAGGGGCTTTGCAGAGTTCAGGACCTTCAGTGTGAGGAGCATTGCAGCCCCTGTGCTTCCTCTAATACATGCTGTCCATCCCCAAGGGGATGCTTCTGAGTTGTGTCCTTCTTCAACATCTAATCGTGCACTTTCTTTCCTTGTTAACCCAATTCACAAATTTTGGAAGTGTTTACTGAGTGCTTCCTTCCCACGTGGAAGGCCAAGCTGGAAGGAGAGCAGGAACTAGCAATGATCGGGTGAATTTCTGTCGTTTTGTCTTGCAGACCCTAAGCCCCATCTCAGCATCAGTGTCTGGAACCTGGACTACACGATCGTTCTCTCCCCAGAGCACTGTGCATCCTTGAGGATCTCAGGAGACGTCTAGTGTTGGACAGATTTGGGAAGGAAATAACCCACAGTCTGAGAAGCAGCAGGACAGGGGCTGTGACTCATTCAGGAGATGGGCATGTCTTCTCCTGTCCTGACTTCCATGCCCCTGGTTCCTCTGCACACCCTGTGTAGTGAATGCTTGGAGCCGGGGGAGCCTCCAACACAGTCACATCTCCTCAGTGTCTCGGTCCTCCTGCTGGGTGCTGCTTCCTGTCCCTGTCACAGCCCAGACCTCCCTG contains:
- the LOC102183034 gene encoding olfactory receptor 12-like; protein product: MSTPQNGNHSVMPLQEFVLDGFGGGPQTQALLFALFLALYVVAVLGNLTMIVVITLDARLHSPMYFFLKNLSFLDLCYSSVIAPKALATFLSSSKLITFTGCATQFFFFSLLVTTEGFLLAVMAYDRFMAICSPLRYPISMRPLVCARLILGTYCGGFFNSIVQTPLTFTLPFCSSNHIDHFHCDVPPLLKLACADTTTNELVMFAISGLIIMGTTLVVLVSYGYITVTILRMRSGGGRHKLFSTCGSHMTAVSLFYGTLFVMYAQPGAVASMEQGKVVSVFYTLVIPMLNPLIYSLRNKDVKDALWRLGQRHTAT